In a genomic window of Niallia taxi:
- a CDS encoding ArsR/SmtB family transcription factor, translating into MKSLHHPNRKDFMLPAVLHALSDPIRLKMVAQMHSSGEQACKNFDVPIANSTRSQHIRTLREAGITFTRFEGTKRLLSLRTEDLNSRFPGLLDSILNVYDKEEV; encoded by the coding sequence ATGAAATCACTACATCATCCTAATCGCAAAGACTTCATGTTACCAGCAGTGCTACATGCGCTAAGTGATCCAATTCGACTGAAAATGGTGGCGCAAATGCATAGCAGTGGTGAACAAGCCTGTAAGAATTTTGATGTTCCGATTGCTAATTCAACAAGGTCTCAACATATTCGTACATTGCGTGAAGCTGGAATTACTTTTACTCGTTTTGAAGGTACTAAACGTTTGTTGTCACTTCGAACAGAAGACTTGAATTCACGCTTTCCTGGTTTGTTAGATTCGATATTAAATGTCTATGACAAAGAGGAGGTTTAA
- a CDS encoding MFS transporter, which yields MSLVKNQPAVNSEQPLLAREGLTIIVICIAIVLALMNTSMFNLALPDVILDFGISSSTASWIVSGYSIMFAISSITFSRLSDFVPLRRLLIIGVLALGIASIIGFFSNSFLALLLCRIVQAAGAGSIISLSMVLYTRYIPIERRGAAMAINMSAVSLGLGTGPVVGGLIVDNLGWHWLFILTSFVLLLLPLMAFVLPKELPRKGTFDFIGGVLLALGTTFLLLFTTNQYWIILIAGLIALVLFVIRIRKTQEPFVLPSLFLNRPYLILVLLGITGYICNFATLFLLPQILTQNFNFSAGHAGLIIFPGSLLAIISSRKVGRVIDRFGNEYFLKYGPIVLLFSIILFAILIGHSWIGAMITYMILSLAFTALSSCLSNEISRVLDRKFIGSGMGLFQLLQFFSGAFGVAIVAIALEKQHQLSLAIAYSNIYWGLSVLAIVGVLSTFLYSKYTKITQVS from the coding sequence ATGAGTTTAGTCAAAAACCAACCAGCGGTTAATTCAGAGCAGCCACTTTTAGCACGGGAAGGATTAACAATTATTGTGATTTGTATAGCTATTGTATTGGCACTTATGAATACTTCCATGTTTAATTTAGCTTTACCTGATGTGATATTAGATTTTGGAATATCCTCGTCCACAGCTTCATGGATTGTGTCCGGATATTCTATTATGTTTGCTATTTCTTCGATAACGTTTAGTCGGTTATCCGATTTTGTACCACTTAGAAGGCTCTTGATTATTGGAGTATTAGCTTTAGGAATCGCAAGTATAATTGGATTTTTTAGTAATAGCTTCCTTGCATTACTATTATGTAGGATTGTGCAAGCAGCAGGTGCAGGCAGTATTATTTCACTTTCTATGGTGCTTTATACACGCTATATCCCTATTGAACGACGTGGTGCAGCTATGGCAATTAACATGTCTGCTGTTTCACTTGGACTAGGTACGGGTCCTGTTGTTGGAGGACTAATTGTTGACAATTTGGGTTGGCATTGGCTATTTATCCTTACTTCATTTGTTCTGTTACTACTTCCATTAATGGCTTTTGTACTACCTAAAGAATTACCACGCAAAGGAACATTTGATTTTATTGGAGGCGTATTACTTGCTTTAGGTACTACCTTTTTGCTTTTATTCACAACGAACCAGTATTGGATTATTCTTATTGCTGGACTAATTGCGTTAGTTCTCTTTGTGATCCGTATTCGTAAAACGCAAGAGCCGTTTGTTCTTCCGTCTTTGTTTTTAAACCGGCCTTATTTGATTCTCGTTTTGCTAGGTATTACAGGTTATATATGTAATTTCGCTACTTTATTTTTGTTGCCGCAAATATTGACTCAAAATTTTAACTTTTCAGCAGGGCATGCAGGATTAATTATTTTTCCCGGTTCCTTACTCGCTATTATTTCTTCACGCAAGGTCGGCCGAGTAATTGACCGCTTTGGAAATGAATATTTTTTAAAGTACGGCCCTATTGTATTGCTTTTTTCTATTATCCTCTTCGCCATTTTAATTGGTCATTCTTGGATAGGGGCAATGATTACCTATATGATTCTTAGTTTGGCATTTACAGCACTTTCTAGCTGTTTATCTAATGAAATTTCTCGTGTACTTGATAGGAAGTTTATCGGTTCAGGGATGGGTTTATTTCAACTGCTTCAGTTTTTTAGTGGTGCATTCGGAGTTGCTATAGTAGCAATTGCTTTAGAAAAACAGCATCAATTATCCTTAGCAATAGCATATTCTAATATTTATTGGGGCTTATCTGTGCTTGCTATAGTGGGTGTTTTGAGTACATTTTTGTATAGTAAATATACAAAAATTACACAAGTAAGCTAA
- a CDS encoding GNAT family N-acetyltransferase, producing MNHLFTIDCGEIFLREFRIEDADAIYEITSQPEVYEYLPDWKSTREQRLDWVTNYEIPSNKKFLSAVPNIEEQNYLKLGIILKETGEFIGFCNTGIKEELPAPNREIAYAISKHYRNRGYTTEAVKGLINFLFEKTNVELLNTIVLIQNLSSNRVIKKSGFEFVGDIEIENQKYYHYTLHKSEWKNNK from the coding sequence TTGAACCATTTATTCACAATAGACTGCGGAGAAATTTTTCTTCGAGAATTTAGGATAGAAGATGCAGATGCAATTTATGAAATTACTTCTCAACCTGAAGTTTATGAATATTTACCTGATTGGAAATCAACAAGAGAACAACGCTTAGACTGGGTAACAAATTATGAAATACCTTCAAACAAAAAGTTTTTATCAGCAGTGCCTAATATTGAAGAACAAAACTATCTGAAATTAGGGATTATATTAAAGGAAACTGGTGAGTTTATAGGTTTTTGTAATACTGGAATTAAAGAAGAATTACCTGCACCTAATAGAGAGATTGCTTATGCTATTTCAAAGCATTATAGAAATAGAGGATATACAACAGAAGCAGTAAAAGGATTGATTAACTTTTTATTTGAGAAAACAAATGTCGAACTTTTAAATACCATTGTTCTAATACAAAATTTAAGTTCGAATAGAGTTATTAAAAAAAGTGGGTTTGAATTTGTCGGGGATATTGAAATTGAAAATCAAAAATATTATCATTACACTCTTCATAAGAGTGAATGGAAAAATAATAAATAA
- a CDS encoding ABC transporter permease — MFSKIAINNVKRSFRDYSIYFLTLTLGVCIFYSFNSIESQNSILEMNKDADFMLTLNKLMAGTSVFVSFVLGGLIIYANKILIKKRKKELGIYMTLGMAKGKVSKILIFETLLIGVLSLLVGIVLGILVSQGLSVLVANILSVDLNKYKFIISISAIVKSVVYFGVIYLLVMIFNQFTISKYKLIDILNATKKNEVVKLKNSFLSALIFILSIAILAIAYARALKTGLAAENAELVITVLMGVIGTLLFFFSLSSFFIHIVQKIKRIYLKDINIFILRQINNKINTNFLSTTLICLMLSLTITLLFTAFDLKGTIDRNSAGSRAFDASAFLIADNENKDPKVNDIEEYLKDINFTFETYEKHTFYSEYKLNITIEDLLSKYLSKQEQIDLKQNYLDGAISAIKISDYNSIIKLNGKKAIDLKENEVLVVSNYGQLNNALPEYMKNEDIINIDDKVFTIKNESPIEENIKSTEGSKFFYLIIPDNFSGGLQLEFSSFNVIYEERYSKESEEKFAKIFTDFLADKYKDISPSLVIGKTKDQISDRENGMAAMIVFLGLFLGLIFIITGAAVMALQQLSDASDSLERYKSLKKIGVTDKLINKAILRQSLIYFLVPLGLAVIHSIVGICALRENFSFHYQSVIVSSLFLVIIYGAYFYATYVGVKNMVKNSN; from the coding sequence ATGTTCTCTAAAATAGCAATCAATAATGTAAAAAGAAGCTTTAGGGATTATTCAATCTATTTCCTTACGTTGACTCTTGGTGTATGTATATTTTACAGTTTTAATTCGATTGAATCCCAGAATTCCATACTAGAAATGAATAAAGATGCTGACTTTATGTTAACGCTAAATAAACTTATGGCTGGAACATCCGTATTTGTATCTTTTGTTCTCGGCGGGCTAATCATTTATGCAAATAAAATCTTAATTAAAAAGCGAAAAAAGGAATTAGGCATATATATGACATTAGGAATGGCAAAAGGTAAAGTTTCAAAAATCCTGATTTTTGAAACTCTTTTAATAGGTGTGCTATCTCTTTTGGTCGGTATTGTGCTCGGCATACTCGTATCACAAGGTCTGTCTGTTCTTGTGGCCAACATCTTGTCGGTTGATTTGAACAAATATAAGTTTATTATTTCAATTAGTGCAATAGTTAAATCGGTTGTATACTTTGGAGTAATTTATCTTTTAGTAATGATCTTCAACCAGTTTACTATTTCGAAATACAAGTTGATTGACATTCTAAATGCTACAAAGAAAAATGAAGTAGTAAAGCTAAAGAATTCTTTTCTATCTGCGCTTATATTTATTCTATCAATCGCAATATTAGCAATTGCATACGCTAGAGCACTAAAAACGGGCTTAGCTGCTGAAAATGCTGAATTGGTGATTACTGTCTTGATGGGGGTTATCGGAACTCTTTTATTCTTTTTCAGTCTTTCCAGCTTCTTTATCCATATTGTTCAAAAAATCAAAAGGATATATCTAAAAGATATAAATATTTTTATATTAAGACAGATAAACAACAAGATTAATACGAACTTTCTATCGACTACTCTAATATGCCTTATGCTTTCTTTAACGATTACACTACTATTTACAGCATTTGATTTAAAAGGAACGATTGATAGAAATTCAGCGGGAAGTAGAGCTTTTGATGCTTCAGCGTTTCTCATTGCTGATAATGAAAACAAAGACCCAAAGGTGAATGATATAGAAGAATATTTAAAAGACATAAACTTTACATTTGAAACTTATGAAAAACATACCTTTTATAGTGAATACAAACTTAATATTACAATAGAGGACTTGTTATCAAAATATTTAAGCAAGCAGGAGCAAATTGATTTAAAACAAAATTATTTGGATGGTGCTATATCTGCGATTAAAATATCGGATTATAATTCAATCATCAAACTTAATGGAAAAAAGGCAATTGATTTAAAGGAGAATGAGGTCTTAGTTGTATCTAACTACGGTCAGTTAAATAATGCTCTGCCTGAATATATGAAAAATGAAGATATCATCAATATAGATGATAAAGTATTTACCATCAAGAATGAATCTCCTATAGAGGAGAATATAAAGAGCACAGAAGGCAGTAAATTCTTTTATCTGATAATTCCTGATAACTTCAGTGGTGGCCTGCAATTAGAGTTTTCAAGTTTTAACGTGATATATGAAGAACGCTATTCGAAAGAGTCGGAAGAGAAATTTGCTAAAATATTTACTGACTTTTTGGCGGACAAATATAAAGACATCTCCCCATCTTTAGTTATTGGAAAAACAAAGGACCAAATATCAGATAGAGAAAATGGTATGGCAGCAATGATTGTTTTTCTTGGGCTATTTTTAGGTCTTATATTTATAATAACCGGCGCAGCGGTTATGGCATTGCAACAGTTATCTGATGCAAGTGATAGCTTGGAAAGATATAAGTCTCTAAAGAAAATCGGTGTTACAGACAAATTAATTAACAAAGCAATTTTGAGACAAAGTTTAATTTACTTTTTAGTACCACTGGGACTGGCTGTCATTCACTCAATAGTTGGCATATGCGCACTTAGGGAAAACTTTTCATTCCACTACCAAAGTGTAATCGTAAGTTCTTTATTCCTTGTGATCATATATGGTGCCTATTTTTATGCAACGTACGTTGGTGTTAAGAATATGGTTAAAAATAGCAATTAA
- a CDS encoding ABC transporter ATP-binding protein, translating to MQNVLSVEKIEKYYGNKDNITKAIDNISFKVNEGEFLGIMGPSGSGKTTLLNCISTIDNVTTGKIIINNKDITVLKAKALEEFRRDELGFIFQDFNLLDTLTAYENIALALTIQNRGLKEIDILIKDVAEKLDITEILNKYPFQMSGGQKQRVASARAIVTEPSLILADEPTGALDSKSSRLLLDSFEKLNKDFHSTILMVTHDSFTASYANRILFIKDGRIFNELIRGNDTRREFFNKIMEVVTLLGGDVGNVL from the coding sequence ATGCAAAATGTATTAAGTGTTGAAAAGATTGAAAAGTATTATGGCAATAAAGACAATATTACAAAAGCAATTGACAATATAAGCTTCAAGGTAAATGAGGGAGAGTTTCTAGGAATAATGGGTCCTTCAGGCAGCGGCAAGACTACGCTCTTAAATTGTATTTCCACAATCGATAATGTAACAACGGGAAAGATTATTATAAATAACAAAGATATTACGGTACTTAAGGCAAAAGCTTTGGAAGAATTTAGACGGGATGAATTGGGTTTTATATTCCAAGATTTCAACCTTCTTGACACACTAACTGCTTACGAAAATATAGCTTTAGCCTTAACGATACAAAATAGGGGACTAAAAGAGATAGATATCCTAATTAAGGATGTAGCGGAAAAACTTGATATTACTGAGATACTTAATAAGTATCCTTTTCAAATGTCAGGGGGACAAAAGCAAAGAGTAGCAAGTGCAAGAGCCATAGTTACTGAACCATCTCTTATTTTAGCCGATGAGCCTACAGGTGCTTTAGATTCGAAATCATCAAGATTACTTTTGGATTCATTTGAAAAGCTAAATAAGGATTTTCATTCGACGATACTTATGGTAACCCATGACTCCTTTACAGCAAGCTATGCCAATAGAATCTTGTTTATAAAAGATGGAAGGATTTTTAATGAGCTAATAAGAGGAAATGATACGAGAAGGGAATTCTTCAATAAAATAATGGAAGTTGTTACATTACTTGGAGGCGATGTCGGAAATGTTCTCTAA
- a CDS encoding sensor histidine kinase, translated as MSIKEYLKDRTVFLLINFTLYIIISGILLLININSKVILLTFCIWFFPILVYIMIEYVKQKLLYNELNHIMDHLDKKYLLTEIMKKPENIEGKLLYDVLRRANKDMHEHVNNYRDRENEYREYIETWVHEIKTPIASTRLIIENNQNDITRNIKEEVKKIEEYIEQVLYYSRSNNVSKDYLIKEVSLADLVKRVIKRNSRDFISKGIIIDIEAVEGTVYSDAKWLEFIVNQVIGNATKYNREHDGRVTISTDRNENNIVLTIEDNGIGIIDKDISRVFEKGFTGENGREFGKSTGLGLYLCKKLAEQLGLGLIITSKMGEGTRVKLIFPLGSVNLIH; from the coding sequence ATGAGTATAAAAGAGTATTTAAAAGACAGAACTGTATTCCTGCTGATAAATTTTACATTATACATCATCATAAGTGGCATTTTACTGCTAATCAATATTAACAGCAAAGTAATTCTCCTGACTTTCTGCATTTGGTTCTTCCCTATCCTTGTTTATATAATGATAGAATATGTTAAACAGAAACTTTTATATAACGAGTTAAACCATATTATGGATCATTTGGATAAAAAGTATTTGTTAACTGAAATTATGAAAAAACCAGAAAATATAGAAGGAAAGCTTTTATATGATGTATTGCGACGGGCAAATAAAGACATGCATGAGCATGTAAATAATTATAGAGATAGGGAAAATGAGTATAGGGAATATATAGAAACGTGGGTACATGAGATAAAGACTCCGATTGCATCAACTCGATTAATAATCGAAAACAATCAAAACGACATTACTCGAAATATTAAGGAGGAAGTAAAAAAAATTGAAGAATATATAGAACAGGTTCTATATTATTCAAGAAGTAATAATGTCAGCAAGGATTATCTTATTAAAGAGGTCTCTTTAGCTGACCTTGTCAAAAGAGTAATCAAAAGAAATTCGAGAGACTTTATCAGCAAAGGTATTATTATCGATATTGAAGCTGTAGAAGGCACGGTGTATAGTGACGCGAAATGGCTAGAATTTATTGTAAACCAAGTGATTGGAAATGCTACTAAATACAACAGGGAACATGATGGACGGGTAACAATCAGTACTGATAGAAATGAAAACAATATCGTACTTACCATAGAGGATAACGGCATCGGTATTATAGATAAGGATATAAGTAGAGTTTTTGAAAAAGGATTTACTGGGGAGAACGGACGAGAATTCGGAAAATCTACTGGCTTGGGACTTTACTTGTGCAAAAAGCTTGCGGAGCAGCTTGGTCTAGGGCTTATCATAACTTCAAAAATGGGCGAAGGAACAAGGGTTAAGTTAATTTTTCCTTTAGGAAGTGTTAACTTAATACATTAA
- a CDS encoding response regulator transcription factor codes for MSKIVIIEDTEKIREELKNFLIRYGYEAVAPINFENIINDTLKEEPNLILLDINLPIYDGYYICREIRKISDVPIIVVTSRDTEMDELMSMNLGADDFVTKPYNTQILLARIETILRRVQGSNIRDTLIYNDLKLNLSNGSVTYKGKVAELTKNEIKIITCLYKYKGKIVSRDDLMDFMWNADVFVDDNNLSVNVARLRKKLEGLGMQKNIETRRGLGYILP; via the coding sequence ATGTCAAAAATAGTTATTATAGAGGACACGGAGAAGATAAGAGAGGAGCTTAAAAACTTTTTAATCAGATATGGTTATGAAGCTGTTGCGCCAATAAATTTTGAAAATATTATTAATGATACTCTAAAGGAAGAACCTAATCTAATACTTCTAGATATTAACTTGCCTATATATGACGGATACTATATCTGCAGAGAAATAAGAAAAATTTCCGATGTGCCTATAATAGTAGTTACGAGCAGGGATACTGAGATGGACGAACTTATGAGTATGAATTTAGGTGCTGATGATTTTGTTACGAAACCATATAATACGCAAATTCTTTTGGCAAGAATTGAAACAATATTAAGAAGAGTTCAAGGGTCAAACATTCGAGATACGCTTATTTATAATGATTTAAAGCTTAATTTATCCAATGGTTCTGTAACATATAAAGGAAAAGTGGCAGAGCTGACTAAAAATGAAATTAAAATAATTACTTGCTTATATAAATATAAAGGAAAAATAGTGTCTAGAGATGATTTAATGGATTTTATGTGGAACGCAGATGTGTTTGTAGATGATAATAACTTATCTGTCAATGTTGCCAGATTAAGAAAAAAACTTGAAGGGTTAGGTATGCAGAAAAATATAGAAACAAGACGTGGTTTAGGATATATACTTCCATGA
- a CDS encoding winged helix-turn-helix transcriptional regulator, producing MSMADFNEKGNIRETPFGYTLSVVGGKWKMLILYLLSENQPVRFNEMKRRLGTITYKTLSSQLKDLEADGMVRREEYPQIPPKVEYSLTHKGETLLPVLEQLCEWGEKNRNN from the coding sequence ATGAGTATGGCTGATTTTAATGAAAAGGGTAATATCCGAGAGACACCTTTTGGATATACATTGTCAGTTGTCGGAGGAAAATGGAAAATGCTAATTCTGTATCTCCTCTCGGAAAATCAACCCGTTCGCTTTAATGAGATGAAAAGAAGATTAGGAACGATCACCTATAAAACATTGAGTTCACAACTTAAAGATTTGGAAGCAGATGGGATGGTTAGACGAGAAGAATATCCTCAAATCCCTCCTAAAGTGGAATACAGTCTTACACATAAAGGAGAAACGCTATTACCTGTTTTAGAACAGTTATGTGAATGGGGAGAAAAAAACCGCAATAATTAA
- a CDS encoding RidA family protein, whose translation MTNVKTYNHDLWDHGITQGYSVNGTIYISGQFSHDKDGMFVGKENIEAQTRQTFENLDRVLEEFGVTKFNLAYVEVFLTKPKEHSESVISLFKEYLEQHRPAGSLIGVTYLAFPEQLIEVKAVAHTD comes from the coding sequence ATGACTAATGTTAAAACCTACAATCACGACCTATGGGATCACGGCATTACCCAAGGATACAGCGTCAACGGTACTATCTACATTTCAGGTCAATTTTCGCACGATAAGGATGGTATGTTTGTTGGCAAGGAGAATATTGAAGCTCAGACTCGACAAACATTTGAGAACCTCGACCGAGTGTTGGAGGAATTTGGTGTCACTAAGTTCAACCTCGCTTATGTGGAAGTCTTTCTAACAAAACCAAAAGAGCATTCCGAGTCAGTCATCAGTCTGTTCAAGGAATACCTAGAACAACACAGACCAGCCGGCAGCCTCATCGGAGTAACTTACCTAGCGTTCCCAGAGCAATTAATTGAAGTTAAGGCGGTGGCACACACTGATTAA
- a CDS encoding FAD-dependent oxidoreductase has protein sequence MGEKVIIVGGGIAGLSMSLFLKKANIESVIYEQAPAFGKVGGHFVIHPSGLQVLEELGLGEAIEKNSHKLIDFKVMDKEGNSLFEEIEVDIEEEEMPPLINIARFHLIDILYQKVLQEGIEINFGKRLKSFKEETDYINVYFEDGTETKGKVLIGADGVRSRTRSILFPFPNYPLKYSGKWAVYGMVDTNKLGEHEEFFTSEQSLMYFHDNFNFFVSKHHPTDKEISWSIIVNEERKIPKKDFEEKSIEDFKVDLANQFKDWDAPIKHLIENTDDFIPKQLFRIDLMTQYSNGRVALIGDALHTADPNAGMGTTLGLEDALYLSKMLRDHVDHEDAFYFYEYDRKARAEKVFKSASILDNLQMENFDDYAFFGEGLNVSWEKV, from the coding sequence ATGGGAGAAAAAGTAATAATTGTTGGTGGAGGCATTGCTGGGTTATCCATGTCACTATTCTTAAAAAAGGCAAATATTGAGAGTGTAATTTATGAACAAGCACCTGCATTTGGAAAAGTAGGGGGGCACTTTGTTATCCACCCAAGCGGCTTACAAGTATTAGAGGAATTAGGGTTAGGTGAAGCAATTGAGAAAAACAGTCATAAACTAATTGACTTTAAAGTAATGGATAAAGAGGGGAATTCTTTATTCGAAGAAATTGAAGTTGATATTGAGGAAGAGGAAATGCCACCTTTAATTAATATTGCACGTTTTCATTTAATAGACATTCTATATCAAAAAGTACTTCAAGAAGGAATAGAGATCAACTTTGGAAAAAGATTAAAATCGTTTAAAGAAGAAACAGATTATATTAATGTTTACTTCGAGGATGGAACAGAAACGAAAGGGAAAGTCCTAATTGGAGCTGATGGAGTACGTTCTAGAACAAGGTCCATATTATTCCCTTTCCCAAATTATCCATTAAAGTACAGTGGGAAATGGGCTGTATATGGTATGGTGGATACTAATAAACTCGGGGAACATGAGGAATTTTTTACTTCTGAACAGTCATTAATGTATTTCCACGACAACTTTAATTTCTTTGTTTCAAAACACCATCCGACAGATAAGGAAATTTCATGGTCTATTATTGTTAATGAAGAAAGAAAAATTCCTAAAAAGGATTTCGAAGAAAAATCAATTGAAGATTTTAAAGTAGATTTAGCAAATCAATTTAAAGATTGGGATGCTCCGATTAAACATTTGATTGAAAATACTGACGATTTTATACCTAAGCAGTTGTTTAGAATTGATTTAATGACTCAATACTCAAACGGAAGAGTTGCGTTAATAGGTGACGCTCTTCATACTGCAGATCCTAATGCTGGGATGGGTACGACTTTAGGATTAGAAGATGCATTGTATTTATCCAAAATGCTTAGAGATCATGTTGATCACGAAGATGCCTTTTATTTCTATGAGTACGATCGCAAGGCTAGAGCAGAGAAAGTGTTTAAAAGTGCTTCTATACTAGATAACCTTCAAATGGAGAATTTTGATGACTATGCGTTTTTTGGAGAAGGACTTAATGTTAGTTGGGAAAAGGTTTAA
- a CDS encoding TetR/AcrR family transcriptional regulator — MSRPIGRNSEDTKKFIKEIATKIFEYKGYTTTSMDDIKKETNLSKGTIYYHFKNKEDLYLYCLTQASTDFVKKWDIMSQSKSTAEQKLYSWAKLNSMLHQPLTNTIPDYLVAVKKDDSTNVISLFKPEFDIIKTILEYGKETGEFKSNLDTDSACVILFSLISSLSNSYIYGFKTPEEQKNLYLNAIDIIIQGLKV, encoded by the coding sequence ATGAGTAGACCAATTGGAAGAAATAGCGAAGATACAAAAAAGTTTATTAAAGAAATAGCAACCAAAATTTTTGAGTACAAAGGTTATACAACAACATCTATGGATGATATAAAAAAGGAAACTAATTTAAGTAAAGGAACCATTTACTATCACTTTAAGAATAAAGAAGATTTATATCTTTACTGTCTAACACAAGCGTCTACTGATTTTGTGAAAAAATGGGACATAATGTCACAAAGTAAGTCAACAGCTGAGCAAAAATTATACTCATGGGCTAAATTAAATAGTATGTTACATCAGCCATTAACGAATACTATCCCTGATTATTTAGTTGCAGTAAAAAAAGATGATTCAACTAACGTTATTAGCTTATTTAAACCTGAATTTGACATCATTAAAACGATTCTAGAGTATGGTAAAGAAACTGGAGAGTTTAAATCAAATTTAGATACTGATAGCGCCTGTGTTATTCTTTTCAGTTTGATTTCCTCTCTAAGTAATTCTTATATCTATGGATTTAAAACACCAGAGGAACAAAAGAATCTTTATTTGAATGCAATAGATATTATTATTCAAGGTTTAAAGGTATGA
- a CDS encoding MFS transporter encodes MTMLFKSKGAMILLMLNMFLAMAAFGLVVPVMPEYIKMLGLSGTIAGFLTAAFAVTQLFFSPFAGRFSDQYGRKKAIVFGMVVLAVSEAIFALGSSAIWLFISRFLGGLGIAFVAPAVMAFIADITTEQERAKGIGYISAAMSTGFLIGPGIGGFLAEYGTRVPFYAAAIGAGIAALITWLVLPEVNRVNNGDVKNGISTSNQGILRMIISSVKAPYFNALIVLLVLGFALSNFETVFGLYLDAKYNFNPKDIAVIMTIGAVVGVIIQLGILDLLVKKIGELKVIYLSLLVAGLSIMCIIIANSYWSLIFVTIIVFAACDLLRPAASSYLSKQAGTDQGYVAGLNSSYNSIGTILGSAAAGILYDVSIGLPYIIAGAILILCYFSLLVVDKYKPRARNKTFEKIK; translated from the coding sequence ATGACAATGCTTTTTAAATCTAAAGGTGCCATGATATTGCTTATGTTAAATATGTTTTTAGCGATGGCAGCATTCGGTTTAGTTGTACCTGTTATGCCAGAGTATATTAAAATGCTAGGGCTTAGCGGAACAATCGCTGGATTTTTAACTGCTGCTTTTGCAGTAACACAGTTATTCTTCTCACCATTTGCAGGACGATTTTCAGATCAATATGGACGAAAGAAGGCCATTGTTTTTGGAATGGTAGTACTTGCAGTTTCTGAGGCGATATTTGCATTAGGATCATCTGCAATATGGTTATTTATCTCCAGATTCCTAGGAGGATTAGGTATCGCTTTCGTTGCACCTGCAGTTATGGCCTTTATTGCAGATATAACTACTGAGCAAGAGCGTGCGAAAGGCATTGGTTATATTTCTGCAGCAATGTCTACAGGTTTCTTAATTGGTCCAGGTATTGGTGGATTTCTTGCAGAATATGGTACTCGAGTGCCTTTTTATGCTGCTGCAATTGGTGCAGGTATAGCTGCACTTATAACGTGGTTAGTATTACCGGAAGTTAACAGGGTGAACAATGGGGATGTAAAAAATGGTATTTCAACATCTAATCAAGGTATATTAAGAATGATCATTAGCTCTGTTAAAGCTCCATATTTTAATGCTTTAATTGTATTATTAGTGCTGGGATTTGCTCTCTCTAATTTCGAGACAGTCTTTGGCTTGTATCTGGATGCAAAATATAATTTCAATCCAAAAGACATAGCAGTAATTATGACTATTGGTGCTGTTGTTGGAGTAATAATTCAGCTTGGAATATTAGACTTACTCGTGAAAAAAATAGGGGAGTTAAAAGTTATATATTTGAGTTTATTAGTTGCGGGCCTATCTATTATGTGTATTATCATAGCAAACAGTTATTGGTCACTTATATTTGTTACCATAATCGTGTTTGCTGCTTGTGACTTGTTAAGACCTGCGGCAAGTTCATATTTATCTAAGCAAGCAGGAACAGACCAAGGATATGTTGCTGGATTGAACTCTTCCTATAATAGTATAGGTACTATCCTAGGTTCTGCAGCAGCAGGAATTTTATATGATGTTAGTATAGGACTTCCGTATATTATTGCAGGTGCTATATTAATCCTTTGTTACTTTTCATTATTGGTTGTTGATAAATATAAGCCAAGAGCCAGAAACAAAACATTTGAGAAAATAAAATAA